The DNA window gagagagagagagagagagagagaaagaaagaaagagaaaagaaattgtcATAAActgtgaattttttataaaaagaatatttacatttgtaattaatcGAGAATATAATCTATCAAAACAAagtctatttaaaattaaataaaaatgaaattttatcattatgtatGTTTGCGCATTGCtgaattttagtttttagagaaaacttttcatttttaattattattatttaaataatttgtcgaTGCAATTTTCGAGAGAATtgactttttaataatcttatcacaaaatatatagataaaaaataactcaATAAAATCTGCACAACGCACATATATTCATGATGAGAAGAGatgtgcaaaaattttttcaatcgcAACTACTGAGAAGATGATAAGATGATTAGATTTGCATACTTCCGATACGTAGCtcaaatgtgattttttcGCAAGAAGCGATATCTCAATTTCTTTCTCAATTGATGAGATGTAACGATAAAAAACGATTTCATCGTTTTAATATCTAAGAACGTCATAGCCTACTGCTTTTCGTTATTCATCGATTCAGTTCTCAAAGGAATAGCCAGCCGTTAGAATCTCGTCCTCGGTCGGCAATTTTCGTCGTCACTTACTGTGAACGGAAGTGGCTCTCCTCTTAACCTCGACCTGCTCGACGATACCGTCGCTCTCCTTATCCTGATGAGCGGTCATGTGTCTAGTGAGATGATGCCTTTCGCGAAAGCTCTCGTCGCATACGGGACACCTAAGCTTCtcttccctcctcctcctcgccGCCTCGCCCACGTTCTCGCTCTTGTGATGAGAGCGCATGTGGTAGACCAAGTCGGAGGTCATCCGGAACGACAGATTGCATTTGGCGCAGACGTTCTGCGCCGGCAAGGTCAGAGCGGCGAATGACGGCGGCAAAAGGCCGGCTACCCCAGCGGCCGTGGCCAGAAATCGCGGTCTGGCAAGAGCGTCTGCCATCGGTGGGAAAACGGAGATGGGATTATAGGAGAGATTCGGATAAACTGGCGGAAGATCCGGTCGAAAAGTAGGCACCTTCGGACTGGGTATCTTGGGTGGCTGAGCAATCTGCGGGATCTTCAGGTTCTCCAACAATCCCGACTGACCGGTCTCCGCTCCCACTGCCAGGAATGGATAAGCCATCTTGGTAGGAAATGGCGCGTACTTGTAACTCGCCGCGCCGGCCAACGACACCACCGGCGGACTGACGCTGTTCTGATAGCTCGCGCGGTCATCCGGCGATATGGACGACCTGGGTGACGTCTGGCCATCATCGTTAAAGCCATTTCGTTGTCCTATCAGATTGACTTTCGTAAAAGCACTGCGAGATTCGCCGTGGCGATCGGTCACGCAGGGGATACCAGTCTCGTAAATTTTCGCGCAGGACAAAACCGAAGGATCTGTCGATTCCGAACAGGTGGTCAGCATAGACTGATGACCGACGAAGGTAGGCGGACTCGGAGTCTTCTGAAGCCGACCACCACCGGTGTATCTTCTTCCGTCGGTGTCCGGGGAAAGTCCCGGCAAGGTCGGCGTCAAAGTTCTCGGCGACACGTAGGGTGGACTCAGTGAGTTCTCCGTGCATTGCAACAGTCTCCTTCTTTCCGAACCGCCCGCATCGTTATCGTAGTGTTTGATGGTGAGATTCTGCGGCAGCCTGCTGTCAGCATCCAGAATGTTATCAACAGAGATGTCATCTCGCGGACGCTCCTTTCGGCCGGATATCAATCGTAACTTTTCGTTTTGACGACGTGCCAGGTTCTCGTCGGGGGCTACCAGGAAAGCGACGTCAAAAGAACGCTTGCTAGCGCGCTGAAGGGGATACGAGGCGTCGGGTGTGACATCGCTGATGGACGAAGGGCACGCCGACGTCAATGTCGCCGTGGCCGGCGTCGAGGTCGCGGGGGCGGCGCGGTCGATGCCACCCGTGCGATCTTCCATTGTCATCCTGCTCGCTCCGGATGATCGACCTGCGAAACAATGACAGAGGGTGGACAATGAGTGTAAACGTCGCATTGGCGCGAAGTGATTGATCGCCCAAGATTCGATACACTTGGTCCAGCTGTCCTACATTCGAGGAGCATAAATCGGAGTAAAGCAAGATTGGTGTGATCAGAATAGTTGAGAAAAGGTAAAACATGAGATACGCATTTCTTTATTTGAACGAAGtgtaaaataatggaaataagATGTTTATAtctaatgcaataataaaattttttaaaaatatacttgtcataaaataaattcaataattatattatatataaataaatatatttgattggaaataagattatatcaaaataatcatcGAAAATATGaacttttcagaaaatatatagctaTTTGGATATACaatctaatatttcatttttttatttaatacagcCTAATCATGTTGATTAAAACACATATTGCAATCAaacttaattttagaaaaatattaatatacaaattaaaaattgatgtacagttttatacaatacttgctatttatataaatttattatattattatcgtagaaaaatttcagatttagGGATTTGTAttgtgattataaaataagacaaatatTCGTACAGAGCacagagatagaaagagattttaataacataaaatcatatttaattatgcaattacaacatttttctctatatgatataatatacttatttccattatctattaatctttaataattaatttctatggAGAATAAATGCCGTAACCTGAGTTTCAATAACATATAAGaacattaaatcaattaatcgaCTATCCCATAATGACATTCTAAGGCATAGtatcaatcatataaatatcaaataatttaatttaaaatatctaaaatgcttctaaaaattatttgagtcgtttaaaaaattaatattttttaaaagtcttgataatttatttcaaaaatatttgtattctaatatatataattatataagtacagagagaaaatagtagaataaaaattatttaccggATTATGATGGCACGTGTTCTTCCAAACACACGCGGCTACACTAGCTGGATCACGTTTTCCATCCCTTACGGTGTTTCTTCGATCTTCTCTAAGACATTAGGGCACACTTTTTCTCACAAAGTTGTCTCGCCAAAACCGACCCTTGCGAGCACGCGATAAGCAACAAGAGGTGAAATCAATCCTTTAACTGACTCACCGATCCGGTGTGCAGTCCGGGGTGCACTAAAGTGGCGAACACTCGGAGCCGCATCGGCTGTTCGCGTTAAAATGAGGGTGCCGTTCGCGCAACCCCGTATTTAGGGGTAGCCGTCGCAGAGGGTAGCGCGATCGTGGCAGGTGGAGGCGCAACGAGGGTGGCACCCGCCAATGGCGATGTTGGCAATGTTATACGGGGGTGGAGCGTAGCAAAGGGATGAACATATTCGCTCGTCGGGATGCGTCTGCTAACAGCATCCAGACCACGCCTACATATTTCAGGTTCGACACATGTGCCCGGGattgttgtcgtcgtcgtcgtcgtcgtcgtcgtcgtcgtcgacttTTACCACCCCCTCTTCCTCCGCCCGACTTTGCCTTACCCTCTCCGCGTTGCGCAACGCGTCCCGCAGAATTCCACTTCGCCAGGGTGGCAGGAGAAAGAAGGGGAATTGGTACGATCGGGGGCTGTAATTCAGCCTGACAAAcgatcttgaatatttttaacgccAGCGTCCCGATCTTCGCTCCTTTTTTATGACCGGCTCATGTCTATATTGGACGTTCGGCAGACGACCCGGGTCTGCCGATGAAGATACGATGACGACGGGGAGAATCCGTTTGAGAGAAACTTTGAAAATTGTTTCGCgagaaattatcatttatcgtAAATTGATTGACAAGTaactttatgcatatttatacattgtattatttctgTTCTCTCAGcacatattatcaattattttctttcctttacaattaattacagaTATCACATTTTCGCTTttgttcataaaatatttttcaaattatttttaactatctgttcattattattttgctcattttaaatttgcacaattattaaaatactatttcaTCAATACAAATCGTTTCATTTAATCCTTTTCATGAGATTCCGCGGGTAAACCTCGAAATAAGTCAAGACGGGTGGCATCGTAGTTTCATGTCGGAAAAATAACTCCCGATACAAGCGGTTAAAGTGGGCAAAAACCAGCCACCGAGCCAATAGGCGATCAATCATACGCCGGTGATTTATTTTACCGGGCATGTGAGAGCCGTCGATTTCTTACGCGATTCCCGAGATGCCGGCAAATCCTACGGGGAATGCCGCGAGGTTAAAGGACATTAACTTCTTGATTGAGTCGGCAAAAAGTTGTAATGACTTTTCGATTGGCGCTACTCTGTATCCGGCGCCAAGACTTGTGAACTAGTATTTACGGAAGAACATCACCGTTTCTTACACAAGATACCTCAGAAACATTGGAagattctttccttttttcattCACCGATACACTGCAGATCCAAATAAGAAAAGTGGCAGTTACGTGTCTcagtatacaaaaataaatgattaagaaGTTATCctgtattgaaaattaaaagatccGATCGCTCGAGACAATCTCGGTGATACGATAAACCCGAACGCCACGAATGGCGAAATGCTCCCTTGGCGATGATTCTTGGGCGATTCACGCGCGGAATAAATTAAACGATCTATCCACTTCATACGCAGCAGATAGCGCGATGCGCGATACAGCCGACGATCTAATCCTAATTCGGAGCCGTAAAATCGCGGGGGAATCGTTATGACGACGTTACATGTGACACGCGTCGCACGACGGGGCGGCTATGAAATGTCTCTGTATCTTGGCACAGCCATTCCTGGATTATGAACTATATTTATTGCCGATCGTATACAGTGCCGTAAACTCGAAGAGATGACTATATACCGATCTCTAATTCCATTTTTCACCCTTCTGCCTTGCTTCGCGTAAAACAGCgtttttgagaaaagaaactttattcttttttattcttctccttcttttttatcCTATCCAACTATAATATGCGAAATGTCACaaaaaagagatgaaagaaatatgCTCTAAATTTCGATTGATCGTAAATTGCTTTTGcttaaaaaggaataaaaactttaattaatgtatctactaaattctaaaaactattggaaaatcattaatttaaatgatacatattacattttcttctCACGTCATACATctaatttcttctattttatccTACCCCCCTCTATTCTCACGAAACTGTAACGCGCAAACTGAAAATTCGTCTCACTTAGTTTACAATCTAAATCTCTCAAGTAGAAAAATACGTTGCGCGCGTGAGAATCGCACTTTGCCACCGTCTGGCCATGTTATCCTGCAAATCGGGCAGAAAGAGGGCAAGTTTCGCGTCGCCTAATTCGACCAAGTTAATCGCACGAGCGGGCGAGCCGACGGCGCTCGACACGTGGCAGACACGCGTGAGCTGTTAACGCCGAACGTGGGTTAGTCAAAGGGCCGTTTAACGCCGACGTTGGGTGCTGCATAGGGCAGCACTTTGATACAGATAGTATCTGTTACGTAGGTCCACGAACCGGACACCTTACATAATGCGTATACTTCGGCTCGATTGACTCCTGCTGAGGAGAATTAATAATGTCGTCGAGCGAATGTTTTCATATGATCACGTATCACGCAGATTCACGTGCaagaattataagaaaaatttatttattcattatggaattttattttttttttttattttcaaaaatgtaaaaaataaaagatatttaaattttttcaaaattttttaattgctaattaatttacatgaaataatttatacaaatttctaCGTGCAttcgcatatatgtatttatctaaaaagaaatcatcacaaaaattctggaaatattttaattgtaaaagaattaatgttctctatataaatctttcttatttttaagtgAAAGTCTACTTTTCGTGTGTTATTTGAACTTGTTTTTTCGTGGTGTTTTATGCGATGCTTTGCGCTTCGCAAAGGGAGTAATGTCATTCACTTCTCGCATCGCTGACGCGGCTGCAAGTGCAACGCGCGTTTCTGTCGGGGCCGCACGTGATAAATATGCAGTCGATGCAGTTGATGAGAAAAGGTCGTTTATCAATCACCCATTAACGCAGCCCCGCCAAAAACCTGCTCGCTTCTGAGCCATATTTCACAGAATCATCGCGATTCCCTTCCGGCCGCTTTGGCCGCACGCTCGgttttccattaaaatttacCGTGTTATTCAAAAGCAAGAAACGTGCAGAAGCAAAAATTCATACACGATAACCAttctatcaataattaaatattagtaaaaatatcgtaaaaatcttctacaattttgtattttacaaaaatttaaagaaacaataatttaaaaaatcagaaattttttaattaaaaattctaaaagtcagtaaatataatcaaaatatttcaaaattctgtcaatatttaaatatataaggacATTCTGAAACTATGATATGTAAGTTAtattaaacagattttatgtatgtgaacAATATATGTCTCTCGactctaatttaaaattgtaatttatttgacCCTTTTGCAGATTTgtataaagcaaaatatacgcggaataaaaaaatacaatgagAGATGAGAAAAGGTTAGTGCTTCTTCAGGAATTTTTGAAACAGGGTGGTCTCGGCCTGACAAATTGAATGTGCGATAAGTTTAGAGGATTGTTGAAATAACTGGGTGTGGTGTACGTACtcagaggagagagagagattgccGAGATGAGAGCGGAAAATTCAGATTTTACGGACGTTTAGGCGATTCCTTGACTTATAACCAGGACCATGCATACCAAATGAATCGACTAtgctgtttaaatattttcgtaattttgcCGTGCCGAAATTCTTGCGAAAGGAAACTCATGTCTATTACAACAAATTAAACAAAcattatcgataaattatgccacaaataaacatttttcatattctaacaatttattaaacttttagaTGTGCTTTGAATGACtaagtttgattaattttgtcttataaataaattgcactCGCACGACGATATCCTTTGGCAATGTCTTACCTACTGTATCAGAATTCTCAATGTCATTCTTCCCCTACACATCTCCTTCTATCTATCCGTCTATCTGTTCTACGAGAGAAGTTTGTCCCGCTCTTGTTGATATCGTCCTAACGATATCGAGTCGCgcacgttctctctctctctctctctctctctctctctttctctctgcggTTACTCCGgggaatttaattctattctattcgAAGCAGCGCCTAAGATGCCACCTTCGGCTCTTATCTCTGTGCACACGGTGGGTTGCGCGTGGCGGTTGCTTATGTGTTACGTGAATACCTTACCTAAATGCCGCCGTCGTGGGAGAAACGTCCCTTGCGTGCCCGTTTCGCGAAGCAGCCACCCCCGGATGGCGGGCGAGAGAGTCGACCGAGGAAAATTAATGCGACTTCCAGCCGGGCGCTATCGGACGCCGCTATCTCGCGCCTCGACCGCGCGCCGTAAACGTGAGCCGCCTAGACGAGAAGTTCCCGAATTTAAGCGACGAAGTCGCGCCGAAAGTGGCGCGCGCGATCCTGACTTTACACAGACGGAGAACGGCGGCGCGATATCTTTCTTCAAGCATTTCCCTTGGCGAATAGTTGCGTCTGTTCTCAGAATAGTTCGATCGtgtgaagaatttatttacctCTTGTTCACCTTTTGAATTTTACAATTGTGTAAATAACtttacatatttgaaaaaacttttttcaaatttgattaatttggataaaatatctcgatgtTGTtggaatgcaaaatatatcaaatatcctGCTTACATCTGTTGTTAGAATACTACCTTTATCGCTGCTAAAATCGAGGGCATATAATGGAACGAAGAAATTAACGGGTAGATACTAAGCGGCTCATTTATCATAAGGATGACTCGGTGGACCAGAGCGCCATGTGCTCTTAAGTGCGTTCTGTTAACGCCAGTTTAATTCGTATTGATGATggtagagaaaagagagaaaaagatgtgTATCGACGAAATGTTTGACGcattatctataatttcacaataaatcgcgatattctatcaaatatactaatagttttatattttatattagcagTTTTTGTTCTAATTAACAATGTAGTAAAAGTGATATTCTCaccatttacaattataataattatattttgttaataattttattaccttATATTcactcatatatttttttatttcgcgattattaatcatatcaataaattaaaaatttctagattAATCACTTTctatgtgaaattaaaaaatcgaacaATCGTTAatcataatgaataaaaaaaaaaaaaatattctgcaaaGATCATTCATCGATAACTACAAGagatttcccttttttttcattagtaCTTTACGTCGAGATGCAATATCCTTATCTGCGTAATATGGGTCAGAGTTCGCTAAGAGGGCACGTGGCAATCTC is part of the Cataglyphis hispanica isolate Lineage 1 chromosome 1, ULB_Chis1_1.0, whole genome shotgun sequence genome and encodes:
- the LOC126848658 gene encoding uncharacterized protein LOC126848658, whose protein sequence is MTMEDRTGGIDRAAPATSTPATATLTSACPSSISDVTPDASYPLQRASKRSFDVAFLVAPDENLARRQNEKLRLISGRKERPRDDISVDNILDADSRLPQNLTIKHYDNDAGGSERRRLLQCTENSLSPPYVSPRTLTPTLPGLSPDTDGRRYTGGGRLQKTPSPPTFVGHQSMLTTCSESTDPSVLSCAKIYETGIPCVTDRHGESRSAFTKVNLIGQRNGFNDDGQTSPRSSISPDDRASYQNSVSPPVVSLAGAASYKYAPFPTKMAYPFLAVGAETGQSGLLENLKIPQIAQPPKIPSPKVPTFRPDLPPVYPNLSYNPISVFPPMADALARPRFLATAAGVAGLLPPSFAALTLPAQNVCAKCNLSFRMTSDLVYHMRSHHKSENVGEAARRRREEKLRCPVCDESFRERHHLTRHMTAHQDKESDGIVEQVEVKRRATSVHSK